Proteins from a genomic interval of Pseudomonas sp. RC10:
- a CDS encoding FAD/NAD(P)-binding protein, protein MELSADLRLDRSFIETNPVDKVGPKPAIKIGIVGCGSRGLTVLERLCALAGEGERRVEIIVFDPHRPGPGLHSVEQPEYLMLNTVASQISMFPDQAALGGLRGRQGPNFYEWCLRFKSAERVVKPNEFLPRSWLGEYLAWTYDEVIRTLPEQVRVIHHARAVDKVDYTDQGRFELSTGDKKHRVDWLLITVGHAENRPSAAPITQITARLHAYPQPYSLQTISSTDAVGVEGLGLAAMDVVAGLTVGRGGRFVQGPKGLRYLTSGQEPQVFMYSRNGLPYRTRPDITSHRVGAPALIFTLSAVADLRARHPDGLDFEAHVLPLLKAEMLAEYFGMVAALQGDSALSIKSEVATAFYLGEIEAKHHELAELFEVPLLADSVYNPRSMAAPVDNYQGWIEAFIRDDLQESILDLDHSPIKAAVEVWRSCREQLRRVVDNRGLTPTSHTIFFNEYAPLVNRMVAGPQKERHQELLALAEAGVIQWVHSAHVIYNADNGAVSVALGDGHTLVLDACVHAHGSDARKADGHSAIIRQLHAAGIIHSAAENGEDVYVDSHGKAQHRLWITGPIVEGATYYNHYVPSSGSYSRAFVDADRIAKQMLGLSVMA, encoded by the coding sequence ATGGAATTGAGTGCCGATCTGCGCCTTGATAGGTCCTTCATAGAAACGAACCCTGTGGATAAAGTCGGGCCAAAACCGGCGATCAAAATTGGCATTGTCGGCTGTGGGTCACGTGGACTGACCGTCCTGGAGCGTCTCTGCGCGCTGGCGGGCGAGGGTGAGCGGCGGGTGGAGATCATTGTGTTCGATCCCCATCGGCCGGGGCCGGGCCTGCATTCGGTTGAGCAGCCGGAGTATTTGATGCTCAACACTGTGGCGTCGCAGATTTCCATGTTCCCTGATCAGGCTGCTCTGGGCGGGTTGAGGGGCCGACAAGGGCCGAATTTCTACGAGTGGTGCCTGCGTTTCAAATCCGCTGAACGTGTGGTGAAACCCAATGAGTTTCTGCCCCGTTCCTGGCTAGGCGAATACCTCGCGTGGACTTATGACGAGGTGATTCGGACGCTGCCCGAGCAGGTTCGGGTGATTCATCATGCGCGCGCTGTGGATAAGGTCGACTACACCGATCAGGGGCGTTTTGAATTGTCCACAGGGGATAAAAAGCACCGCGTCGACTGGCTTTTGATCACGGTCGGTCACGCTGAAAATCGGCCTTCAGCGGCTCCGATTACCCAGATAACGGCGCGTCTACACGCTTATCCACAGCCGTATTCGCTTCAAACGATTTCATCCACAGATGCGGTGGGCGTTGAGGGGCTAGGCCTGGCCGCAATGGATGTTGTCGCCGGGTTGACGGTCGGTAGAGGCGGGCGCTTTGTGCAAGGACCCAAGGGACTGCGCTATCTGACGTCAGGTCAGGAACCGCAGGTATTCATGTACTCCCGCAACGGTCTGCCTTACCGCACACGCCCCGACATCACGTCCCATCGCGTGGGAGCGCCCGCGCTGATCTTCACGCTGTCTGCGGTGGCCGATCTTCGCGCCCGGCACCCGGACGGGCTGGACTTCGAAGCTCACGTGCTACCGCTGCTCAAGGCCGAGATGCTCGCGGAGTACTTCGGCATGGTCGCAGCGCTGCAAGGCGACTCGGCTCTGAGCATCAAATCGGAGGTCGCCACTGCGTTTTACCTGGGCGAGATCGAAGCCAAACATCACGAGCTTGCCGAGCTTTTTGAGGTCCCGCTTCTGGCTGACAGCGTGTACAACCCTCGCAGCATGGCTGCCCCTGTGGATAATTATCAGGGGTGGATCGAAGCGTTTATTCGCGATGATCTCCAAGAGAGCATTCTCGATCTGGACCACAGCCCGATAAAGGCAGCCGTTGAGGTGTGGAGGAGCTGCCGCGAGCAGCTCAGGCGAGTTGTGGATAACAGAGGCCTAACGCCGACCTCACATACGATCTTCTTCAACGAATACGCTCCACTGGTCAACCGCATGGTCGCTGGACCGCAAAAAGAACGGCATCAAGAGTTGCTGGCGCTGGCCGAGGCAGGCGTCATTCAGTGGGTTCATAGCGCCCATGTTATTTACAACGCTGACAATGGCGCCGTTTCAGTCGCATTGGGAGATGGACATACCTTAGTGCTGGACGCCTGCGTGCACGCCCATGGCAGTGACGCCCGAAAAGCCGATGGCCACTCAGCAATCATCCGCCAACTACACGCCGCCGGAATTATCCACAGTGCGGCTGAAAATGGTGAGGATGTGTATGTGGACAGTCACGGCAAGGCGCAGCACCGGCTGTGGATAACCGGCCCTATCGTCGAGGGAGCGACGTACTACAACCACTACGTGCCGTCGTCCGGCAGTTATTCGCGAGCGTTCGTGGATGCGGATCGTATCGCCAAGCAGATGCTCGGTTTGTCGGTGATGGCTTGA